One window from the genome of Pseudomonas sp. L5B5 encodes:
- a CDS encoding sensor histidine kinase yields the protein MRLANFILIHMESILLEWERFARSIETPYPTQDAAGLRTQAEHILRCIALDMLTPQTDRQQFEKSQGRGPAIDAGTAAQNHAQERWLAGFTLNQMVAEYRALRASVLRLWLSDELDVKVTRTDDMLRFNEAIDQALTESIASFEAALEQTRKLFLGILGHDLRTPLGAVLMGAELLARSTSEGRQQTLATQIGASVRRANRIVDDLLDLARGNLGEGIPMRKERLELTALCAQVIEEVRVCYPKVRILFEQGPPLWGLFDPGRMGQVFANLLGNAVQHGDVRQPIEVRLERHATAICLVVHNQGEPIAAEAMPLLFSAGSSAYERGASSGLGLGLFIAAQIVAGHGGRIDVQSNREQGTTFRVQLPTRLD from the coding sequence ATGCGACTTGCCAATTTCATTCTCATCCACATGGAGTCGATCCTGCTGGAATGGGAGAGGTTCGCCAGATCCATCGAGACCCCTTACCCGACCCAGGACGCCGCAGGCTTGAGAACTCAGGCCGAACACATCCTCAGGTGCATCGCCCTGGACATGCTGACCCCGCAGACCGACAGGCAGCAGTTCGAAAAGTCCCAGGGCCGAGGACCCGCAATCGACGCCGGCACGGCGGCGCAGAACCACGCCCAGGAGCGCTGGCTGGCCGGCTTCACCTTGAACCAGATGGTTGCCGAATACCGTGCGTTGAGGGCCAGCGTGTTGCGCCTGTGGTTGTCCGATGAACTGGACGTGAAAGTCACCCGCACCGACGACATGCTGAGGTTCAACGAGGCCATCGATCAGGCGCTGACCGAGTCCATCGCCTCCTTCGAAGCAGCGCTGGAGCAAACCCGCAAGCTGTTCCTGGGCATTCTTGGCCATGATCTGCGAACACCACTGGGGGCGGTGCTGATGGGCGCCGAGTTGCTGGCGCGCTCGACGTCCGAAGGACGCCAGCAGACCCTCGCGACCCAGATCGGCGCCAGCGTGCGCCGGGCCAACCGTATCGTCGATGACCTGCTGGATCTGGCCCGGGGCAACTTGGGGGAGGGCATCCCCATGCGCAAGGAGCGCCTCGAACTGACAGCGCTCTGCGCCCAGGTCATCGAGGAGGTGCGCGTCTGCTATCCCAAGGTGCGAATCCTGTTCGAACAGGGCCCGCCACTGTGGGGGCTGTTCGATCCGGGACGCATGGGCCAGGTGTTCGCCAACCTGCTGGGCAATGCCGTGCAGCACGGTGATGTCCGGCAGCCCATCGAGGTGCGACTGGAGCGACATGCGACGGCCATCTGCCTGGTCGTGCACAACCAGGGCGAGCCTATCGCCGCCGAGGCGATGCCGCTGCTGTTCAGCGCTGGGAGCAGTGCTTACGAGCGAGGGGCTTCTTCAGGCCTGGGCCTGGGGTTGTTCATCGCCGCGCAGATCGTCGCGGGACATGGTGGACGGATCGACGTGCAATCCAATCGGGAGCAGGGCACGACATTCCGGGTGCAGCTTCCGACAAGGCTCGACTAG
- a CDS encoding DUF3182 family protein has product MLEHSSNKRVVAHCHADAPTHERQTNLNLARWLAEILDWPFDGAWQEPMPLTGMYLVPTRTLVGEQRRELGVEGVEDLLGGHVEQAFMASKAISHPLPRGAGFRPTGWVPEFCRQVRQVVLPGLTVFDITDVRRIARQYLGQAELRVKQVQACGGTGQAVLRSLQDLEHWLEQLDPDTCRQGVVLEENLQEAVTYSVGQVLVDGLLMSYHGRQHQRPNHLGEPVYAGSELWLARGDYAQLLQGDLQPQVRLAVEYARTYDAAATACFPGFFASRRNYDVVQGLGHDGQPRLGVLEQSWRVGGATGAELAALQVFRQQPEVCRLQASTHETGEQQRLPAGAVMLYRGADEAGGFLLKYAQVQNHDG; this is encoded by the coding sequence ATGCTCGAGCACTCGTCTAACAAAAGGGTCGTGGCCCACTGCCATGCCGATGCCCCCACGCATGAACGCCAGACCAACCTGAACCTGGCCCGCTGGCTGGCCGAGATCCTCGACTGGCCCTTTGACGGGGCCTGGCAGGAGCCGATGCCGCTGACCGGGATGTACCTGGTGCCCACCCGCACGCTGGTAGGCGAGCAGCGTCGCGAACTGGGGGTCGAAGGTGTCGAGGACTTGCTCGGAGGCCATGTGGAACAGGCCTTCATGGCCAGCAAGGCGATTTCCCACCCGTTGCCCCGGGGTGCCGGCTTTCGGCCTACCGGCTGGGTGCCGGAATTTTGCCGCCAGGTGCGCCAGGTGGTGTTGCCGGGGCTGACGGTGTTCGATATCACCGATGTGCGGCGCATCGCCCGCCAGTACCTGGGCCAGGCCGAGCTGCGGGTCAAGCAGGTCCAGGCCTGCGGCGGGACGGGCCAGGCGGTGCTGCGCAGTCTCCAGGACCTGGAGCACTGGCTGGAGCAACTGGACCCGGACACCTGCCGGCAGGGCGTCGTGCTCGAGGAAAACCTCCAGGAGGCCGTCACCTACAGCGTGGGCCAGGTGCTGGTCGACGGGTTGCTGATGAGCTACCACGGCCGCCAGCACCAACGGCCCAATCATCTCGGCGAGCCGGTGTATGCCGGTTCCGAGCTGTGGCTGGCGCGCGGCGATTACGCCCAGTTGCTCCAGGGTGACCTGCAGCCCCAGGTACGCCTGGCGGTGGAGTACGCCCGAACCTATGACGCAGCGGCCACGGCCTGCTTCCCGGGATTCTTCGCCTCCCGGCGCAACTACGATGTGGTCCAGGGCCTGGGCCATGATGGCCAGCCCAGGCTCGGGGTGCTGGAACAGTCTTGGCGCGTCGGCGGGGCGACCGGCGCGGAGCTGGCCGCGCTGCAGGTGTTCCGGCAACAACCCGAGGTTTGCCGGTTGCAGGCCTCGACCCACGAAACCGGCGAGCAACAACGGCTGCCGGCCGGTGCGGTAATGCTCTATCGAGGGGCGGACGAGGCCGGGGGCTTTCTTCTCAAATACGCCCAGGTACAGAACCATGACGGTTAG
- a CDS encoding general stress protein: MTTKGNNNPGNFANDREKASEAGKKGGHASGGNVANDRQKASEAGKKGGQHSGGGHGRG, encoded by the coding sequence ATGACGACTAAAGGCAATAACAACCCGGGCAACTTCGCCAACGATCGCGAAAAAGCATCCGAAGCCGGGAAAAAAGGCGGTCACGCTTCCGGTGGCAACGTAGCCAATGACCGGCAAAAGGCCTCCGAGGCCGGCAAGAAAGGTGGTCAGCACAGCGGCGGCGGTCACGGTCGCGGTTGA
- a CDS encoding lysylphosphatidylglycerol synthase domain-containing protein produces the protein MNGSRHRRWLAWARRALNLLFLVLVPLLLWLLARNLQWQEVSQAVRGYSAAILLLAVAITILSFALYSCYDLLAGRYARHRLPARQVLALAFVVYAFNLNLGAWVGAVALRYRLYSRLGLGSMAITRILSFSLATNWLGYLLLAGTLFALGMVQLPGNWAVGSSGLRVVGGILLMVPGAYLLACRYAKRRAWHWRGQRLQLPTAPMALAQLGLSLINWTLPALVVFLLLPDGVGYPQVLGVMLISSIAGIITHIPAGLGVLEAVFITMLQHQLGKGAILAALLGYRAIYLLLPLALASLVYLALEQRARALRNQNRPQP, from the coding sequence ATGAACGGCAGCCGGCACCGGCGCTGGCTGGCATGGGCCAGGCGTGCCCTGAACCTGCTGTTCCTGGTGCTGGTGCCATTATTGCTCTGGCTGCTGGCCAGGAACCTGCAATGGCAGGAAGTCAGCCAGGCCGTGCGCGGCTACAGCGCCGCCATCCTGTTGCTGGCGGTGGCGATCACGATCCTGAGCTTCGCCCTGTACAGCTGCTACGACCTGCTCGCCGGCCGCTATGCCAGACACCGGTTACCGGCGCGCCAGGTGCTGGCGCTGGCGTTCGTGGTCTATGCCTTCAACCTCAATCTGGGCGCTTGGGTCGGCGCCGTCGCCCTGCGCTACCGGCTGTATTCGCGCTTGGGTCTGGGGTCGATGGCCATCACCCGGATCCTGAGTTTCAGCCTGGCCACCAACTGGCTGGGCTACCTGCTGCTGGCCGGTACGCTGTTTGCCCTGGGCATGGTGCAACTGCCGGGCAACTGGGCCGTGGGCAGCAGCGGCCTGCGGGTAGTCGGCGGCATCCTGCTGATGGTGCCTGGCGCCTACCTGCTGGCTTGCCGCTACGCCAAGCGGAGGGCCTGGCACTGGCGCGGGCAGCGCCTGCAATTGCCCACGGCGCCGATGGCCCTGGCCCAACTCGGGCTGTCGCTGATCAACTGGACGCTGCCGGCGCTGGTGGTGTTCCTGCTGCTGCCCGACGGGGTCGGTTACCCCCAGGTACTGGGCGTCATGCTGATCAGCAGCATCGCCGGGATCATCACCCATATCCCTGCCGGCCTCGGCGTGCTGGAGGCGGTGTTCATCACCATGCTCCAGCACCAGCTGGGCAAGGGGGCCATACTGGCGGCCCTGCTGGGCTATCGGGCGATCTACCTGCTGCTGCCCCTGGCCTTGGCCAGCCTGGTGTATCTGGCGCTGGAACAGCGCGCCAGGGCCTTGCGCAACCAGAACAGACCGCAGCCGTGA
- a CDS encoding DUF6555 family protein gives MNQETIYKIHYLLHGKPRFFIIRAQAMDNAKAWHWASCDAGVGIIPKSDRDPVKRVSKPMAQRYGITDVRWLHPTPLCWSTEHPD, from the coding sequence ATGAACCAGGAAACGATCTACAAGATCCACTATCTGCTCCACGGGAAACCGCGGTTCTTCATTATTCGCGCCCAGGCCATGGATAACGCCAAGGCCTGGCACTGGGCCAGTTGCGATGCCGGCGTCGGCATCATTCCCAAGTCCGATCGTGATCCGGTCAAGCGGGTCTCCAAACCCATGGCGCAAAGGTACGGGATCACCGACGTCAGGTGGCTGCACCCGACCCCGTTGTGCTGGTCCACGGAACATCCGGATTGA
- a CDS encoding alpha/beta hydrolase family protein, translating into MTVSSEQIWIDVADERLAGNVLSPRARVPGVLFVHGWGGSQERDLNRARGIAGLGCLCLTFDLRGHGAANQRQAQVTREDSLQDVLAAYDLLVAHPAIDPSAVAVVGTSYGGYLAALLSQVRRVRWLALRVPAIYRDRDWLMAKRGLDREDLKRYRSSPIDPRSNRALKACSEFAGDVLLVESERDEHVPHATIMSYRAAFQRTHSLTHRIIDGADHALSSEAAQEAYTTILVDWVTEMVVGERLSISPRY; encoded by the coding sequence ATGACGGTTAGCAGCGAACAGATCTGGATCGATGTCGCCGATGAACGACTGGCGGGCAACGTGCTCAGCCCCAGGGCCCGGGTGCCCGGCGTGCTGTTTGTCCACGGCTGGGGCGGGAGCCAGGAGCGCGACCTCAATCGGGCCCGGGGGATCGCCGGGTTGGGCTGCCTGTGCCTGACCTTCGACCTGCGCGGCCATGGCGCGGCCAACCAGCGCCAGGCCCAGGTGACACGCGAAGACAGCCTGCAGGACGTGCTGGCAGCCTATGACCTGCTGGTGGCGCATCCGGCCATCGACCCCTCGGCGGTGGCAGTCGTGGGCACCAGCTACGGAGGCTACCTGGCCGCTCTGCTCAGCCAGGTGCGTCGGGTGCGCTGGCTGGCTCTGCGGGTTCCGGCCATCTACCGGGATCGCGACTGGCTGATGGCCAAGCGCGGGCTCGATCGCGAAGACCTCAAGCGCTACCGCTCCAGCCCGATCGATCCCCGCAGCAACCGGGCCCTCAAGGCTTGCAGCGAGTTTGCTGGCGATGTGCTGCTGGTCGAGTCCGAGCGCGACGAGCATGTGCCCCATGCCACCATCATGAGTTACCGGGCAGCGTTCCAGCGTACCCATTCGCTGACCCATCGCATCATCGATGGCGCCGACCACGCGCTCTCCAGCGAGGCCGCCCAGGAGGCCTACACCACGATCCTGGTGGATTGGGTCACGGAGATGGTGGTCGGCGAACGGTTGAGTATCAGCCCCCGGTACTGA